A single genomic interval of Rhododendron vialii isolate Sample 1 chromosome 3a, ASM3025357v1 harbors:
- the LOC131318455 gene encoding uncharacterized protein LOC131318455 isoform X1, with translation MRLMATFKGLSFPTSFGGLIKWTGRTMSYLILVLCLPMVSHCHFIGLHMGFMGHAVENDPLQSGLFKRCLLVEDSNGQQNVLEKISLVTCARCRPGWGHEQKIIDTVQKSSCTGLCVFLRFSFPVLLKNFCA, from the exons ATGCGTTTGATGGCCACTTTCAAAGGATTGAGTTTTCCGACTAGTTTTGGCGGCTTAATTAAGTGGACAG GAAGGACTATGAGCTATCTGATATTGGTACTCTGTTTGCCAATGGTGTCACACTGTCACTTCATCGGCCTTCATATGGGATTCATGGGCCATGCTGTTGAGAATGACCCATTGCAGAG TGGATTGTTCAAAAGATGCTTGCTGGTTGAGGACTCAAATGGACAGCAGAATGTTTTGGAGAAAATATCTTTAGTAACATGTGCGAGGTGCCGTCCAGGATGGGGACATGAGCAGAAAATCATAGACACAGTTCAAAAGTCGTCATGCACAG GTCTTTGCGTTTTCTTGCGTTTCTCCTTCCCAGTCCTTCTGAAGAACTTCTGTG CTTAA
- the LOC131318455 gene encoding uncharacterized protein LOC131318455 isoform X2 → MRLMATFKGLSFPTSFGGLIKWTGRTMSYLILVLCLPMVSHCHFIGLHMGFMGHAVENDPLQSGLFKRCLLVEDSNGQQNVLEKISLVTCARCRPGWGHEQKIIDTVQKSSCTA, encoded by the exons ATGCGTTTGATGGCCACTTTCAAAGGATTGAGTTTTCCGACTAGTTTTGGCGGCTTAATTAAGTGGACAG GAAGGACTATGAGCTATCTGATATTGGTACTCTGTTTGCCAATGGTGTCACACTGTCACTTCATCGGCCTTCATATGGGATTCATGGGCCATGCTGTTGAGAATGACCCATTGCAGAG TGGATTGTTCAAAAGATGCTTGCTGGTTGAGGACTCAAATGGACAGCAGAATGTTTTGGAGAAAATATCTTTAGTAACATGTGCGAGGTGCCGTCCAGGATGGGGACATGAGCAGAAAATCATAGACACAGTTCAAAAGTCGTCATGCACAG CTTAA
- the LOC131318455 gene encoding uncharacterized protein LOC131318455 isoform X3 — protein sequence MRLMATFKGLSFPTSFGGLIKWTGRTMSYLILVLCLPMVSHCHFIGLHMGFMGHAVENDPLQSGLFKRCLLVEDSNGQQNVLEKISLVTCARCRPGWGHEQKIIDTVQKSSCTA from the exons ATGCGTTTGATGGCCACTTTCAAAGGATTGAGTTTTCCGACTAGTTTTGGCGGCTTAATTAAGTGGACAG GAAGGACTATGAGCTATCTGATATTGGTACTCTGTTTGCCAATGGTGTCACACTGTCACTTCATCGGCCTTCATATGGGATTCATGGGCCATGCTGTTGAGAATGACCCATTGCAGAG TGGATTGTTCAAAAGATGCTTGCTGGTTGAGGACTCAAATGGACAGCAGAATGTTTTGGAGAAAATATCTTTAGTAACATGTGCGAGGTGCCGTCCAGGATGGGGACATGAGCAGAAAATCATAGACACAGTTCAAAAGTCGTCATGCACAG CATAG
- the LOC131319163 gene encoding protein ROOT PRIMORDIUM DEFECTIVE 1, with amino-acid sequence MKILQKFTNTILKLEPSSTGLPFGPFNSTTQRRWKKRPVSTAQTRLESQRTRDSKLDKLTSRLNQLARSLTFHRLISARKRSPFVSLHLISRWKNVVGLNVSTTVFLRKYPHVFEVFTHPLRRIACCRIGRKMRDLIQEEEDSIRELELENVLRIKKLLMMSVNGTIHIHGLRLARRELGLPKDFRESILQKYSNEFRLVDLEIVGMVDRGEVGVAEVCASCWPGQPELSEMGMGEVRVSWPGQPGLSEMGVAEVEKWREREFREKWLSEFETKYAFPISLPTGFKIEAGYRERLRNWQRLPYVKPYERKEVVRVRTCGGAERFEKRAVGILHEFLCLTVEKMVGVERLVHFRKDLGIEVNLREAILKHAGIFYLSTKGSAQTVFLREAYSKGCLIVPNQIYAVRRKMLDLILTGRRNTRELRLQTEVNDESRSVAHNVNEGETRDGDWVISLLDNFKDQSNADKLSEI; translated from the coding sequence ATGAAAATCCTGCAAAAATTCACAAACACAATCCTCAAGCTCGAACCCTCTTCCACTGGGCTCCCATTCGGGCCCTTCAACTCCACAACCCAACGGAGGTGGAAGAAGAGACCAGTTTCCACGGCACAAACCCGCTTAGAATCCCAAAGAACCAGAGACTCAAAACTCGACAAACTCACGAGTCGACTCAACCAACTCGCCCGGTCCCTAACCTTCCACCGGCTCATCTCCGCCCGGAAGCGCAGCCCCTTCGTCTCCCTCCACCTCATTTCCCGCTGGAAAAACGTCGTCGGCCTCAACGTCTCCACCACCGTTTTCTTACGGAAATACCCCCACGTTTTCGAGGTATTTACTCACCCCCTCAGAAGAATTGCTTGTTGTAGAATCGGTAGGAAAATGAGGGATTTAATCCAAGAAGAAGAGGATAGTATTAGggaattggaattggaaaaTGTTCTTAGGATAAAGAAGCTTTTAATGATGTCTGTAAATGGGACAATTCATATACATGGGTTGAGACTTGCTAGGAGGGAATTGGGATTGCCTAAAGATTTTCGCGAATCGATTTTGCAAAAGTATAGTAACGAATTTAGGTTGGTTGATTTAGAGATTGTGGGTATGGTTGATAGAGGGGAGGTGGGTGTGGCTGAGGTGTGCGCAAGCTGCTGGCCCGGACAGCCTGAGTTATCAGAGATGGGTATGGGTGAGGTCcgcgtaagctggcccggacaGCCTGGGTTATCAGAAATGGGTGTGGCAGAGGTTGAGaagtggagggagagagagtttaGAGAGAAATGGTTGAGTGAGTTTGAGACTAAGTATGCGTTCCCAATTAGTCTCCCGACGGGGTTCAAGATTGAGGCGGGGTATAGGGAGAGGTTGAGGAATTGGCAAAGGCTTCCTTATGTGAAACCTTACGAGAGAAAAGAGGTGGTCAGGGTTCGCACTTGCGGAGGGGCTGAACGGTTTGAGAAGCGAGCTGTTGGGATTCTTCATGAGTTTTTGTGCTTGACGGTAGAGAAAATGGTTGGGGTTGAACGATTAGTCCACTTCCGGAAGGATTTGGGTATTGAAGTTAATTTGCGCGAGGCTATATTGAAGCACGCGGGGATTTTCTATCTGAGTACAAAAGGAAGTGCACAAACTGTTTTTCTTAGAGAAGCGTATAGTAAAGGGTGTTTGATTGTGCCGAACCAAATTTATGCTGTTCGGAGGAAAATGTTGGACCTTATTTTGACGGGTCGTCGAAATACTAGAGAACTGCGATTGCAAACAGAAGTCAACGATGAGAGTCGTAGTGTTGCGCACAATGTGAATGAAGGGGAGACGAGGGATGGTGACTGGGTTATTTCACTTCTGGACAATTTTAAGGATCAAAGTAACGCAGATAAGCTCAGTGAGATATAA
- the LOC131319164 gene encoding aladin translates to MPSFPSPGLVTICEINRNLITATEPLADDQAKETYAKILGTVFSPVSFQMDHLISSPSPEQGSEQRGRIKESDQWNSWSTALREIFSDSLKRLFHLVDVKSLPAVDLHGVSWHQHKHILAFISGPNHVTIRDYEDSEGKEPFILTHESQRDVKLLEWRPNGGRTLSVACKGGICIWTASNPGNIASVRSGVASGTLSRGSGARWTLVDFLRSHDDEQISALSWSPDGRYLASGSYESSSFTIWDVAQGLGTPIRRGLGGISMLKWSPTGDYFFAAKFDGTFYLWETNTWTSEPWSSTSGFVTGVTWDPDGRMILVSFSDSSTLGSIHFASNPPSLDAHLLPVDLPEVKSLTHSRGIEKIAWDGSGERLAVSYKDGDELYKGLIAIYDVRRSKLISASLIGFIRGPGNNPRPVAFSFHDKFKQGPLLSVCWSSGFCCTYPLIFRSHVLP, encoded by the exons ATGCCTTCTTTTCCCTCTCCTGGTTTAGTCACAATCTGTGAAATCAACAGAAACTTGA TTACGGCGACCGAGCCCCTCGCAGATGACCAAGCTAAAGAAACCTACGCCAAAATTCTC GGAACTGTGTTCAGTCCAGTTTCGTTTCAGATGGACCATCTAATATCATCACCAAGTCCTGAACAAGGATCGGAGCAACGAGGAAGGATCAAAGAGAGTGATCAATGGAACAGCTGGTCAACGGCATTGAGGGAGATCTTTAGCGATTCCCTCAAACGCCTTTTCCATCTGGTTGAT GTAAAATCTTTGCCAGCGGTTGATCTTCACGGTGTGAGTTGGCATCAGCATAAACATATTTTAGCATTCATTTCTGGGCCTAATCATGTCACAATTCGTGATTATGAGGATTCAG AAGGGAAGGAACCATTCATTCTGACCCATGAGTCCCAAAGAGATGTTAAGCTCCTTGAGTGGCGGCCAAATGGTGGAAGGACACTCTCTGTAGCATGCAA GGGTGGAATTTGCATATGGACAGCTAGTAATCCTGGCAATATAGCATCTGTCAGATCTGGAGTTGCATCTGGCACCCTATCTAGGGGCTCCGGAGCTCGATGGACTCTCGTGGATTTTCTTCGAAGCCATGATGATGAACAAATTAGTGCACTTTCTTGGAGTCCAGATGGAAG ATATTTGGCATCTGGTTCATATGAGAGCTCATCGTTCACCATCTGGGATGTTGCTCAAG GCCTTGGCACACCCATTCGACGGGGATTAGGAGGCATATCAATGCTGAAGTGGTCTCCCACTGgagattatttttttgcagCGAAGTT TGATGGGACATTTTATCTTTGGGAGACGAACACTTGGACATCAGAACCATGGTCCTCAACCAGTGGCTTTGTCACG GGAGTGACATGGGATCCTGATGGACGTATGATACTGGTTTCTTTCTCTGATTCTTCAACATTAGGTTCTATTCATTTTGCAtcaaatcctccatcactag ATGCACACCTTTTGCCGGTTGATTTGCCGGAGGTGAAATCATTAACTCACAG TCGAGGCATTGAGAAGATAGCATGGGATGGTTCAGGTGAAAGATTGGCTGTATCGTATAAAGATGGGGATGAGTTGTACAAGGGTCTCATTGCCATATATGATGTTAGACGTTCTAAGCTGATTTCTGCATCACTAAT AGGGTTCATTAGAGGGCCTGGAAACAATCCAAGGCCAGTTGCATTCTCGTTTCACGACAAGTTCAAACAAGGACCATTGCTCTCTGTG TGTTGGAGCAGCGGATTTTGCTGCACCTACCCTCTTATATTTCGGTCACATGTTCTGCCCTAA